Proteins encoded within one genomic window of Kibdelosporangium phytohabitans:
- a CDS encoding Gfo/Idh/MocA family oxidoreductase yields the protein MRSLVVGLGRAGAGLHLPVLAKARAGVAHLFDDTDIVACDPQVDMTGRPGLRVVRSVREASGILDPATTVTHICTPPTERFQVIAELAELGFRKLIVEKPLAADNDDLARIIRLRRKHALHIEVVEPWLTSTLTGRLGEVIRHGKFGALKSIAIAQNEPRFRRSLKSPDHPTAFDVELPHGIALALRLVGAARVTHASGYDLAVGDVVVPRMGGACVGLRHNLGARTEISSDLTSPVRERRITMHFENGLAVGHFAVSDDDDYSQLTLSTNGVRTHEVIRDDSMTEWMTQAYRKFHAAVEHAKGFTFAAEVVQLLSVAKNICAEPVMPSTRASADPAPSRVG from the coding sequence GTGCGGTCACTCGTCGTTGGGCTGGGGCGTGCCGGAGCGGGCCTGCACCTCCCGGTACTGGCCAAGGCGCGCGCGGGCGTCGCGCACCTCTTCGACGACACGGACATCGTCGCCTGTGACCCCCAGGTGGACATGACCGGACGCCCCGGCCTGCGCGTGGTGCGCAGCGTGCGCGAGGCGTCCGGCATCCTCGACCCCGCGACCACAGTCACGCATATCTGCACACCGCCGACCGAACGATTCCAGGTGATCGCCGAACTAGCCGAACTCGGATTCCGCAAGCTGATCGTGGAAAAGCCGCTCGCGGCCGACAACGACGACCTCGCCCGCATCATCAGGCTGCGCCGGAAACACGCCCTGCACATCGAGGTCGTCGAACCGTGGCTGACGAGCACGCTCACCGGGAGGCTGGGCGAAGTGATCCGGCACGGCAAGTTCGGTGCGCTCAAGTCCATCGCCATCGCGCAGAACGAACCGCGTTTCCGGCGTTCGCTGAAGTCACCGGACCACCCGACGGCGTTCGACGTCGAACTGCCGCACGGAATCGCGCTCGCACTGCGGCTCGTGGGCGCGGCCCGCGTGACCCACGCGTCCGGCTACGACCTCGCGGTCGGCGACGTGGTCGTCCCCAGGATGGGCGGCGCCTGCGTCGGGCTGCGGCACAACCTCGGCGCACGGACCGAGATCAGCTCGGATCTGACCTCCCCGGTGCGTGAGCGGCGGATCACCATGCACTTCGAGAACGGCCTGGCGGTCGGGCACTTCGCGGTGAGCGATGACGACGACTATTCGCAGTTGACGTTGAGCACCAACGGTGTGCGCACCCACGAGGTCATCAGGGACGACTCGATGACCGAGTGGATGACCCAGGCGTACCGCAAGTTCCACGCGGCCGTCGAGCACGCCAAGGGCTTCACGTTCGCCGCCGAGGTCGTGCAACTGCTGTCGGTGGCCAAGAACATCTGCGCCGAGCCGGTCATGCCGTCGACGCGGGCAAGCGCTGACCCCG
- a CDS encoding S-methyl-5'-thioadenosine phosphorylase, which yields MTLSQALPDSTAAIGVIGGSGFYELFDNAETVPLTTPYGSPSGAVTIGEVHGRRVAFLPRHGSGHSVPAHRINYRANLWALRQLGVRQVLAPCAVGSLDPAIGPGSILVPDQVVDRTQGRVSTFYDHGAVHVSFADPYCPVGCAAVDKAGAALGDPPRLGGTMVVIQGPRFSSRAESQWYAAAGWTVVNMTGMPEAVLARELAQCYTPIALVTDVDAGVDAGESVTQTGVFETFARNIGRLRELVFRTIDELPADQNCTCGQALDGVVPSLPLPGGPFRAG from the coding sequence ATGACTCTGTCGCAAGCACTGCCGGACAGCACCGCCGCGATCGGGGTGATCGGCGGCAGCGGTTTCTACGAGCTGTTCGACAACGCCGAGACGGTGCCCCTCACGACCCCGTACGGGTCTCCGTCGGGCGCGGTCACCATCGGCGAGGTGCACGGCCGCCGGGTGGCTTTCCTGCCACGCCACGGTTCCGGCCACAGTGTCCCGGCGCACCGGATCAACTACCGGGCGAACCTGTGGGCGTTGCGACAGCTCGGGGTCAGGCAGGTGCTGGCGCCGTGCGCGGTCGGCTCGCTCGACCCGGCGATCGGGCCCGGCAGCATCCTCGTCCCCGACCAGGTCGTGGACCGGACGCAGGGACGCGTAAGCACTTTCTACGACCACGGGGCCGTGCACGTCTCGTTCGCCGACCCGTATTGCCCGGTCGGTTGTGCGGCGGTGGACAAGGCAGGCGCGGCGCTCGGTGATCCGCCGAGGCTGGGCGGCACGATGGTCGTCATCCAGGGGCCGCGTTTCTCCAGCCGTGCGGAATCCCAGTGGTACGCGGCCGCAGGGTGGACCGTGGTGAACATGACGGGCATGCCGGAAGCCGTGCTCGCCAGGGAACTCGCCCAGTGCTACACGCCGATCGCGCTCGTCACCGACGTCGACGCCGGGGTCGACGCGGGCGAGTCGGTCACCCAGACGGGCGTCTTCGAGACGTTCGCACGCAACATCGGACGGTTGCGCGAGCTGGTGTTCCGCACGATCGACGAACTGCCGGCGGACCAGAACTGCACGTGCGGCCAAGCTCTCGACGGGGTGGTCCCGAGCCTTCCGCTGCCGGGCGGGCCCTTCCGTGCCGGATGA
- a CDS encoding maleylpyruvate isomerase family mycothiol-dependent enzyme, which translates to MVTVTADDLDAAVASVVTALRPVTDRDWAAATGTGDWDSRHTAEHLGDCLLSYAAQLIAQPAERYVRFLANADKDASAAEVLEFMIVGAGLLASAVRTAAPSVRAYHPTGTSDPEGFAGMGCVEVLVHGVDIARGLGVPIEPPRDTCARVVARMFPHATADVTDSWTALLWATDRVELPGHPRQEGWKWRGSPMTD; encoded by the coding sequence ATGGTGACGGTAACCGCTGACGACCTGGACGCGGCGGTCGCCAGCGTCGTGACCGCGCTGCGTCCGGTGACCGATCGGGACTGGGCAGCGGCGACCGGCACCGGCGACTGGGACAGCCGGCACACGGCAGAGCACCTCGGGGACTGCCTGTTGTCCTACGCGGCACAGCTCATCGCCCAGCCCGCCGAGCGTTACGTGCGTTTCCTCGCCAACGCCGACAAAGACGCCTCCGCGGCCGAAGTACTGGAGTTCATGATTGTCGGCGCGGGACTGCTGGCGTCCGCGGTACGGACAGCCGCGCCGTCCGTCCGTGCCTACCACCCCACCGGTACCTCCGACCCCGAAGGCTTCGCGGGGATGGGCTGCGTGGAAGTGCTCGTGCACGGCGTGGACATCGCACGCGGGCTCGGCGTCCCCATCGAACCGCCGCGCGACACGTGCGCACGTGTTGTCGCCCGGATGTTCCCGCATGCCACTGCCGATGTCACGGACTCCTGGACGGCGTTGCTGTGGGCTACCGACCGGGTGGAGTTGCCGGGTCACCCGCGGCAAGAAGGGTGGAAGTGGCGTGGCAGCCCCATGACGGATTGA
- a CDS encoding aminoglycoside N(3)-acetyltransferase, with product MIAPTGPLCTTETIAEDLRAAGVEAGETLLVHSSLRSLGWVAGGAVAVVQALLEVLGPHGTLVVPTLTADNSDPAGWSSPPVPRQWWPAIRASMPAYDPLVTPSTQVGVIPESVRTWPGALRSAHPRTSFAAVGAAAAELTSGHAVDCKYGEQSPLARLERAGARVLLLGTGFDTCTCFHLAEYRITGAVTTDESFAVMTPQGRQWTTVRDTATNDERFGELGEDFARDRPVRRGTVGAAATRLFPLADAVAYAQRWLSRT from the coding sequence ATGATCGCCCCGACCGGTCCGCTGTGCACAACGGAAACGATCGCCGAGGACCTCCGTGCGGCCGGCGTCGAAGCCGGGGAAACGCTGCTCGTGCACTCCTCGTTGCGTTCTCTCGGCTGGGTGGCCGGCGGAGCGGTCGCGGTCGTCCAAGCGCTCCTGGAAGTGCTGGGACCACACGGAACGCTGGTGGTTCCCACGCTGACGGCCGACAACTCCGACCCCGCGGGGTGGTCCAGCCCTCCGGTGCCAAGGCAATGGTGGCCGGCGATCCGCGCGTCCATGCCCGCGTACGATCCCCTGGTCACACCGTCCACACAGGTCGGCGTGATCCCGGAATCGGTGCGTACCTGGCCTGGAGCACTGCGCAGCGCACACCCGCGGACGTCGTTCGCCGCGGTCGGCGCGGCAGCGGCCGAGCTCACCAGTGGCCACGCGGTGGACTGCAAGTACGGCGAACAGAGCCCGCTCGCCCGGCTGGAGCGAGCTGGCGCCCGTGTTCTGTTGCTAGGCACAGGCTTCGACACGTGTACGTGTTTCCACCTGGCCGAGTACCGGATTACGGGTGCTGTCACCACCGACGAATCGTTCGCCGTGATGACACCACAAGGCAGGCAGTGGACGACCGTCCGCGACACCGCCACCAACGATGAACGCTTCGGCGAACTCGGCGAGGACTTCGCACGCGACCGCCCTGTCCGGCGCGGCACGGTCGGCGCGGCGGCAACCCGCTTGTTCCCCCTCGCGGACGCGGTCGCGTACGCCCAGCGATGGTTGTCCCGGACATGA
- a CDS encoding MerR family transcriptional regulator codes for MTDSVRIGEAAALYGLSASTLRWWEEQGVLGSPERVDGRRRYDDQDLRRLGLAYLCCVVGMMPLDRAAVVTSVGIENQRWRHEVRAQAERLRQRIAQLESARDYLLHLMVCTKDDPSLCPDLDEQLVVRTPRGRVDEPDLPAAARVARRYVNRADDDENPGAPTCPACRAPVPKATRGRPRAYCSPACTARGAVRRQDVDRGTGRYRQPVTDGRKLKGERRKRELIEATLRVVAKEGVAGVSHRTVAREAGQPATAAAYYFEGIDDLLTAALTSCMHEDADRIRQAATVRAVAENMAEALKDPGRLLAEFELFLRAARNPDLRRSTDRWLNALADFARRYTDDPNRVHAVVAAIDGLLLQALLTSRPPTAAEFEAVLLTLLPQP; via the coding sequence ATGACCGACAGCGTCCGGATCGGCGAGGCGGCGGCTCTCTACGGCCTGTCCGCGTCCACCCTGCGGTGGTGGGAGGAGCAGGGCGTGCTGGGCTCACCCGAGCGGGTGGACGGCAGGCGGCGCTACGACGATCAGGATCTGCGCAGGTTGGGTCTGGCGTACCTGTGCTGCGTGGTCGGGATGATGCCGCTGGACCGCGCGGCCGTGGTCACCTCGGTCGGCATCGAGAACCAGCGGTGGCGCCACGAGGTGCGGGCGCAGGCCGAGCGGCTGCGGCAGCGGATCGCGCAGCTGGAATCGGCCCGCGACTACCTGCTGCACCTGATGGTGTGCACCAAGGACGACCCGTCGCTGTGCCCTGACCTTGACGAACAGCTGGTCGTCCGCACGCCGCGCGGTCGCGTCGACGAACCGGACCTGCCCGCCGCCGCGCGGGTCGCCAGGCGTTACGTAAATCGCGCGGACGATGACGAAAACCCGGGTGCGCCGACGTGCCCGGCGTGCCGGGCGCCCGTGCCGAAGGCCACACGCGGGCGACCGCGCGCCTACTGTTCGCCCGCGTGCACTGCTCGTGGCGCTGTTCGGCGGCAGGACGTTGACCGCGGCACCGGTCGGTATCGTCAGCCCGTGACTGACGGGCGCAAGCTGAAGGGGGAGCGGCGCAAGCGTGAACTGATCGAAGCGACGCTCCGCGTGGTCGCCAAGGAAGGTGTCGCGGGCGTCAGCCACCGGACTGTCGCCCGGGAGGCCGGTCAGCCCGCGACCGCCGCGGCGTACTACTTCGAAGGTATCGACGACCTGCTCACGGCGGCGCTGACCTCGTGCATGCACGAGGACGCCGACCGGATCAGGCAGGCGGCCACTGTGCGCGCGGTCGCCGAGAACATGGCGGAAGCGCTCAAGGACCCCGGCAGGCTGCTCGCGGAGTTCGAACTGTTCCTGCGCGCGGCCCGCAACCCGGACCTGCGCCGGTCGACCGACCGCTGGCTCAACGCGCTCGCCGACTTCGCCCGCCGGTACACCGACGACCCCAACCGAGTCCACGCGGTCGTCGCCGCCATCGACGGCCTGCTGCTCCAAGCACTGCTGA